One window from the genome of Oryza glaberrima chromosome 3, OglaRS2, whole genome shotgun sequence encodes:
- the LOC127766297 gene encoding uncharacterized protein LOC127766297 → MPPGVSTRSAKRQLIAEQGKGNGHEELPPETENNCDEDVGSGHLLQDNDVNRPPSPVMDWSYGHDAHHEEQPAQQTNSDAEVPIRRGTRKSRPPTAGIMLDKMTKAMGRMPIAVAEGKRRPDEPVQAAKFASEAGVIIRTKVPVFPHWKQYKDDEGYINNFMGKLSVRLAINQKHQPTRDACADVLQKGIRQTRYNLKKAYFNGVPANEIRTTSPISSMTDEQWLELVAKWSNPKNMQISEQNKQNRLNVRFHQATGSRSYAAHLHAYKEKNKVVELDAVDAFEDCHTSRKKGLSDAAKDAISSMKAIMEEPVPDGETPRTSAEVVSKVLSRDNSNTTFLKNAGLQMSSKKSVTPTEAALQEELAAEKQSCAILHAEIVAIKEQANLANEALAKTQKELAEFKQQQEENNLLLRRILSLSQGNLNLS, encoded by the exons ATGCCTCCTGGAGTCTCAACAAGGTCAGCGAAAAGGCAACTCATAGCAGAACAAGGTAAAGGTAATGGCCATGAAGAACTGCCTCCAGAAACAGAAAACAATTGTGATGAAGATGTGGGCAGTGGACATTTGCTTCAAGATAATGATGTGAACAGGCCCCCGAGCCCGGTGATGGACTGGTCATATGGACATGATGCCCACCATGAAGAGCAACCTGCACAGCAAACCAATTCTGATGCTGAAG TACCTATACGAAGAGGCACAAGAAAATCAAGGCCACCAACCGCAGGAATAATGCTTGACAAGATGACCAAAGCTATGGGAAGAATGCCCATTGCTGTTGCCGAAGGGAAGAGAAGGCCAGATGAACCGGTGCAAGCTGCCAAGTTTGCATCAGAGGCTGGTGTTATCATTAGGACTAAAGTTCCTGTCTTCCCTCATTGGAAGCAGTACAAGGATGATGAAGGCTATATTAACAACTTCATGGGCAAGTTATCT GTCAGGTTGGCCATTAACCAAAAACACCAGCCAACAAGGGATGCTTGTGCTGATGTATTGCAGAAAGGGATACGACAAACACGGTATAATTTGAAGAAGGCCTACTTCAATGGAGTACCTGCTAATGAGATTAGAACTACCTCTCCCATAAGTAGCATGACTGATGAACAGTGGCTGGAACTAGTTGCAAAGTGGTCAAATCCAAAGAATATG CAAATCTCTGAACAGAACAAGCAAAACCGGCTTAATGTTAGGTTCCATCAGGCTACGGGATCTCGCAGCTATGCTGCACACTTGCACGCTTAC AAGGAGAAGAACAAGGTTGTAGAGCTTGATGCTGTGGATGCCTTTGAGGACTGCCATACCAGTAGGAAAAAAGGTCTAAGTGATGCTGCCAAAGATGCAATT TCAAGTATGAAAGCTATTATGGAAGAACCTGTACCTGATGGTGAGACACCAAGAACTAGTGCAGAAGTTGTGTCCAAGGTTCTCTCTCGTGACAACTCCAATACCACGTTTTTGAAAAATGCTGGTCTGCAGATGAGCTCCAAGAAATCAGTGACACCGACAGAAGCAGCACTTCAGGAAGAACTTGCAGCCGAAAAGCAAAGTTGTGCCATTCTCCATGCAGAAATTGTCGCAATAAAAGAACAAGCAAATCTTGCAAATGAAGCACTGGCAAAGACTCAAAAGGAGTTGGCAGAGTTCAAGCAGCAGCAAGAAGAGAACAATTTGCTCCTTCGACGTATCTTGAGCCTTTCCCAGGGTAACTTAAATCTGTCCTAG